From a region of the Salvia splendens isolate huo1 unplaced genomic scaffold, SspV2 ctg1163, whole genome shotgun sequence genome:
- the LOC121788848 gene encoding ras-related protein RABA1e-like, whose amino-acid sequence MGAYRAEDDYDYLFKVVLIGDSGVGKSNLLSRFTRNEFSLESKSTIGVEFATRSIRVDEKVIKAQIWDTAGQERINWVVDW is encoded by the coding sequence ATGGGCGCCTACAGAGCAGAAGACGACTACGATTACTTGTTCAAGGTGGTGCTCATCGGCGATTCTGGCGTCGGCAAATCCAACCTGCTCTCCAGATTCACTCGCAACGAGTTCAGCTTGGAGTCCAAGTCCACCATCGGAGTCGAGTTCGCCACTCGGAGCATCCGCGTCGACGAGAAGGTCATCAAGGCTCAGATTTGGGACACCGCTGGCCAGGAACG